In Hymenobacter gelipurpurascens, one DNA window encodes the following:
- a CDS encoding glycosyltransferase, which translates to MLVQEVAGVQQMRILVGLGVVSLLYFLIWFVSADPIGYAPLFWLLTVSLGFKLLRMLHEWYHYTNVTEPVPPTGHLPLFTVDVLTTFCAGEPHAMVVETLEAMQAITYPHTSYLCDEADDPYLRSVCKRLGVVHVTRQVKVNAKAGNINNALEQATGDLCVVLDPDHVPTPDFLDHVVPYFSNAKVGYVQVVQAYGNQEDSLVALGAAEQTYHFYGPLMMGMNSYNTTQAIGANCTFRRAALDSIGGHAAGLTEDMHTAMKLHAEGWQAVYVPKVLSRGLVPSTLGAFYAQQLKWARGAFELLFTVYPRLFTRFTWRQKLHYATLPLYFLSGLITLIDIAVPILSLVLSVYPWHISLGAFALHMAPLLGIGLLIRYKAQQWLREPQEAGLHLAGGILRVGSWWVYLLGLVYTFLRVRVPYIPTPKEGNTRNELRICLPNIVAIVLCAVAVKYAGRLDWSPYSRLMAFLATCNAAILLAAVGMGQHTWISNFVADLKSQPLRGLVEASRKLVSGVALRAQSSGIALAVSSLALVGAIDTGYYVKEQTAAFADATWVLSGGDSLHLGTQQAPASLDLPVRLSSVSPQQLFEFSRPTSTPDFVELTMQNKLPIAELTVLKHQSTVPLLNWPTSASAGNWPEIAQELRQLGSPILLRPIFPSPSDPATYRRDWHRLVEQFRAAKVTNVVWVWTPPYPDAVRAHYPGKAFVDWVAVPCENKRGYISTATASYSVYRRQMAATMELHDKPVLLVVNDVRMDKNLVAKQVAEQYAEVKAVLFNSSARTQSVPLLSSRKEDLSATMRHN; encoded by the coding sequence GTGTTGGTGCAGGAAGTAGCAGGTGTTCAGCAGATGCGCATACTGGTAGGCCTAGGAGTTGTCAGCCTACTCTATTTTCTTATCTGGTTTGTATCTGCTGACCCAATAGGATATGCTCCGCTGTTTTGGCTGCTGACGGTTTCGTTGGGCTTCAAGCTGTTGCGCATGCTCCATGAGTGGTACCACTATACTAATGTAACGGAGCCTGTTCCACCTACTGGCCATTTGCCTCTGTTCACGGTAGATGTTCTTACCACCTTCTGCGCCGGTGAGCCTCATGCTATGGTGGTCGAGACTCTGGAAGCCATGCAGGCCATTACGTATCCGCATACCAGCTACCTCTGCGATGAAGCAGACGATCCGTATTTGCGGTCAGTTTGTAAGCGTTTGGGCGTAGTGCATGTTACGCGCCAGGTGAAAGTGAATGCCAAGGCCGGCAACATTAACAATGCCCTAGAGCAGGCGACCGGTGATCTGTGCGTAGTCCTAGACCCCGACCACGTGCCTACGCCTGACTTTCTGGATCATGTAGTGCCGTATTTTTCGAATGCGAAAGTGGGCTATGTGCAGGTAGTACAGGCCTACGGTAATCAGGAAGACAGCTTGGTGGCCTTGGGGGCCGCTGAGCAGACCTACCACTTCTACGGCCCACTGATGATGGGCATGAACAGCTACAACACAACCCAGGCCATTGGCGCCAACTGTACCTTCCGCCGCGCCGCCCTCGATAGCATCGGGGGGCACGCGGCCGGACTCACGGAGGACATGCACACGGCTATGAAGCTGCATGCCGAAGGATGGCAGGCGGTGTATGTGCCGAAAGTGTTGAGCCGGGGGCTGGTGCCCTCTACGCTGGGTGCCTTCTACGCCCAGCAACTGAAGTGGGCCCGGGGCGCCTTTGAGCTCCTTTTCACCGTATACCCACGCCTGTTCACGCGCTTTACCTGGCGGCAAAAGCTGCATTACGCCACCTTGCCTCTGTACTTCCTGTCTGGGCTTATTACCCTCATTGATATAGCGGTACCTATACTTTCGTTGGTGCTGTCTGTGTACCCCTGGCACATATCGCTCGGGGCCTTCGCCCTGCACATGGCGCCATTGTTAGGCATAGGCCTACTGATCCGCTATAAGGCGCAGCAATGGCTGCGGGAGCCGCAGGAAGCAGGCCTACACCTTGCCGGTGGCATCTTACGGGTCGGCTCGTGGTGGGTGTATTTACTGGGTTTGGTGTACACGTTCCTGCGCGTGCGGGTACCTTACATTCCTACCCCCAAGGAAGGCAACACCCGCAATGAGCTTCGGATTTGCCTGCCCAACATCGTTGCCATTGTACTGTGCGCGGTGGCCGTTAAATATGCCGGCCGGCTTGACTGGAGCCCCTACTCCCGCCTTATGGCTTTCCTGGCCACCTGCAATGCCGCAATCCTGCTCGCGGCCGTAGGCATGGGCCAACATACCTGGATCAGTAATTTCGTGGCCGACCTAAAGTCGCAGCCGCTGCGCGGACTCGTTGAAGCCAGCCGAAAGCTTGTATCTGGAGTTGCCTTGCGGGCTCAGTCATCGGGTATTGCTCTGGCAGTTAGCTCCCTGGCCCTTGTGGGCGCCATTGATACGGGATATTATGTGAAGGAGCAGACCGCTGCATTTGCCGACGCTACGTGGGTTCTCTCCGGTGGCGACTCCCTGCACTTGGGCACACAACAGGCACCTGCCTCTCTAGACCTGCCGGTCCGGCTCTCCTCTGTGTCACCACAGCAGCTATTTGAGTTTTCACGACCGACCTCTACTCCCGATTTTGTAGAACTGACTATGCAGAACAAGTTGCCCATAGCCGAACTGACTGTACTCAAGCATCAAAGCACAGTTCCGCTGCTCAACTGGCCTACAAGTGCCTCGGCAGGCAACTGGCCCGAAATAGCTCAGGAGTTGCGCCAGCTCGGAAGCCCTATATTACTTCGACCCATCTTTCCGTCGCCTTCCGATCCGGCTACATACCGAAGAGATTGGCACCGTCTGGTAGAGCAATTCCGGGCCGCGAAGGTCACGAATGTCGTTTGGGTCTGGACTCCACCTTACCCAGATGCTGTGCGGGCTCACTACCCGGGCAAAGCATTTGTAGACTGGGTGGCTGTGCCCTGTGAAAACAAGCGTGGCTACATAAGCACCGCCACGGCATCGTACTCTGTTTATCGGCGCCAAATGGCTGCCACCATGGAACTGCATGATAAACCCGTGTTGCTCGTAGTTAACGATGTCCGCATGGACAAGAACCTGGTAGCTAAACAGGTGGCGGAGCAGTATGCTGAAGTAAAAGCTGTACTCTTCAACTCGAGTGCAAGAACTCAGAGCGTTCCGCTGTTATCCAGCAGAAAAGAGGACCTATCGGCTACGATGCGCCATAACTAG
- a CDS encoding M61 family metallopeptidase, translating into MTSFFRSAALAALLATAAPALAKAPRELTYTVTMDPATDSNAFQVKLELPKLKKDQAIYQFAATAPGTYQVMDMGRFVSNFQAFDSKGKQLEVKQLSTNQWQLSAPDKTREIRYTIAETWDTAVKEHNIYRMCGSSLETDHALLNGQTLLGYPQGMQDKPLRLKLQYPADWKSGSVLVPDAKGFYHLKNYDQAVDSPILLGRLTEASTKLGNADVALYCYSATDKVQAEPLLGHMQKMLNAAQSFFGGQLPVQRYAFLYHFADRSAGAWEHSYSSEYVLTEAPLTPESAQGVVDIAAHEFFHVMTPLNIHSEVIESFNFVQPTGSEHLWLYEGTTEWASHMMQLRGGLVPLNDYLSMLNDKVTYDRTRTDTTYSLSRLGLNSFSDEGQRQYGNIYQRGALTAGLLDLRLLELSGGKRGLRDVLLELAKKYGPNKPISEKNFFQDFAQMTYPEIGDFFQRYVKNAEPLPLQEYYSKIGVRYQRAMPTGKQIATLGAMGLEARETSVYFTKVGGPLQAAGVQVGDKLVALDGARTNLGAVLRQLPTRAPGTEVPFIISRNGQEQTVKVKLASTEEIKRYVFTTDPAATPAQLALREAWLKNL; encoded by the coding sequence ATGACCTCATTCTTCCGCTCGGCTGCCCTGGCAGCCCTGCTGGCTACCGCCGCGCCGGCTCTGGCCAAAGCTCCCCGCGAGCTTACTTACACGGTAACCATGGACCCTGCTACCGATAGCAATGCTTTCCAGGTGAAGCTGGAGTTGCCAAAACTCAAAAAAGACCAGGCCATCTACCAGTTTGCGGCCACAGCGCCCGGCACCTACCAGGTAATGGATATGGGGCGCTTCGTGAGCAACTTCCAGGCCTTCGATAGCAAGGGCAAGCAATTGGAAGTGAAACAGCTTTCCACCAACCAATGGCAGCTTTCGGCGCCCGATAAAACCCGCGAAATCCGCTATACCATTGCCGAAACCTGGGATACTGCGGTAAAGGAGCACAACATCTACCGCATGTGCGGCTCCTCGCTGGAAACCGATCATGCGTTGCTCAATGGCCAGACACTGCTGGGCTACCCCCAGGGCATGCAGGATAAACCGCTACGCCTGAAGCTGCAGTATCCTGCGGACTGGAAATCGGGGTCGGTGCTGGTACCCGATGCCAAAGGATTTTATCATCTGAAGAACTACGACCAAGCCGTCGATTCTCCTATTCTGCTCGGGCGCCTGACGGAGGCCAGCACCAAGCTCGGCAACGCCGATGTAGCCCTGTATTGCTACTCGGCTACGGACAAGGTGCAGGCTGAGCCCCTGCTAGGCCACATGCAGAAGATGCTGAACGCGGCCCAGAGCTTCTTCGGGGGCCAGCTGCCGGTGCAGCGCTATGCCTTCCTCTACCATTTCGCCGACCGCTCGGCCGGTGCCTGGGAGCACTCCTACAGCTCAGAATATGTGCTGACCGAAGCGCCACTCACGCCCGAGTCGGCGCAGGGGGTAGTGGATATTGCGGCCCACGAGTTTTTCCATGTGATGACGCCGCTCAACATCCACTCCGAGGTAATTGAGAGCTTCAACTTCGTGCAGCCCACCGGCTCTGAGCACCTGTGGCTCTATGAGGGCACTACGGAATGGGCCTCGCACATGATGCAGCTGCGCGGTGGCCTAGTGCCACTGAACGATTACCTGAGCATGCTGAACGACAAGGTGACCTATGACCGCACCCGCACCGATACTACCTACAGCCTCAGCCGCCTGGGCCTTAACTCCTTCAGTGATGAAGGCCAGCGCCAATATGGCAACATTTACCAGCGCGGCGCCCTCACGGCCGGCCTGCTCGATTTGCGCCTGCTGGAGCTAAGCGGCGGCAAGCGTGGCCTACGCGACGTGCTGCTGGAACTGGCCAAAAAATACGGCCCCAACAAGCCCATCAGCGAGAAGAATTTCTTCCAGGATTTCGCCCAAATGACGTATCCCGAAATAGGGGACTTCTTCCAGCGCTACGTGAAGAATGCCGAGCCGCTGCCGCTGCAGGAGTACTATAGCAAAATAGGCGTGCGCTACCAGCGGGCAATGCCCACCGGCAAGCAAATTGCCACACTAGGTGCCATGGGTCTGGAAGCCCGCGAAACCAGCGTGTATTTCACGAAAGTAGGTGGGCCGCTGCAAGCAGCCGGCGTACAGGTAGGCGACAAACTGGTAGCCCTGGATGGTGCCCGCACCAACCTTGGTGCGGTACTGCGCCAGCTGCCTACCCGCGCCCCTGGTACCGAAGTGCCGTTCATTATCAGCCGCAACGGGCAGGAGCAAACCGTGAAGGTAAAGCTGGCTTCCACGGAAGAAATTAAGCGCTATGTTTTCACTACCGACCCCGCCGCAACCCCTGCACAACTCGCGTTGCGGGAGGCGTGGCTCAAGAATCTGTAA
- a CDS encoding right-handed parallel beta-helix repeat-containing protein — protein sequence MATINSGNNYGFYAANVGGIELHRMKFVGSGRLTTNNSGIIFTTDLANERLDHLVLDSLDVSGYLKSGIILGSSSATSGYDNVRITNCLVHENGEAGISSYSAYPLLSHRNWYLGKCKTYDNAGRKDITYTHTGNGIVLSGIDGAVVEQCEAFNNGWLNSNPGGGPVGIWGWLCNNLVIQDCESHHNRSGLAHDGGGFDLDGGCTNSVLQYNYSHDNDGAGYLLAQFDGAPAMHDLTVRYNISENDARRFGQGAIMLWSSGANGGIQRAAIYNNSVFITPASDGSEAKAFYQASGGVSQITVRNNIFQTTNGLAQVQSLTTTGLQLQGNCYWGTEKPMLVKWGGSAFNSLSTWRDATGQERVGDQETGFNVDPAFTSAGDGGDMNTMLSGRLQTSWHPYKLQSGSALIGKGLNLTSAFSTAIGSRDFYGSATPTSGATGNLGAIEEDAKKQPLPVELVSFTAERQGNQAVLRWTTASELQNSHFDVETSIDGRSFRHATTVAGRGTTAQHTSYSWVDALAGYAAEVVYYRLVQVDQSGKQTYSSVRSVELNTTVGLSMTAWPNPSAGEVTIQIQSPVAGKASITCTDALGRTVFNRLMDVNKGNLTMPLPEVAQLPQGVYRLTMQQGGQQVTAKLLHQ from the coding sequence ATGGCTACCATCAATAGCGGCAACAACTATGGTTTCTATGCCGCAAATGTTGGCGGTATTGAGCTGCACAGGATGAAGTTTGTGGGTTCTGGCCGACTGACTACCAATAATTCCGGCATTATCTTCACCACTGATCTGGCCAATGAGCGGCTAGACCACCTCGTGTTGGATAGCCTGGATGTAAGTGGCTACCTTAAATCGGGCATTATTCTGGGTAGCTCGAGCGCAACCAGCGGCTACGATAATGTGCGCATAACCAATTGCCTGGTGCATGAAAACGGAGAAGCTGGTATCTCATCGTATAGCGCTTATCCTCTTCTGAGCCACCGCAACTGGTACCTGGGCAAATGCAAAACCTACGATAATGCTGGCCGAAAAGACATCACCTATACTCATACCGGCAATGGTATTGTACTTTCTGGCATTGATGGCGCGGTAGTGGAGCAGTGTGAGGCATTCAACAACGGATGGCTGAACAGTAACCCGGGTGGCGGGCCGGTTGGTATCTGGGGCTGGCTTTGCAACAACCTGGTAATCCAGGATTGCGAGTCGCACCACAACCGCTCGGGCCTGGCCCACGACGGCGGCGGCTTCGACCTGGATGGGGGCTGCACCAACTCGGTTCTACAGTACAACTACTCGCACGATAACGATGGAGCGGGGTACCTGCTGGCACAGTTTGATGGCGCCCCTGCTATGCACGACCTGACGGTGCGCTATAACATCAGCGAAAATGATGCGCGGCGTTTTGGACAGGGAGCCATTATGCTCTGGTCGTCGGGAGCAAACGGGGGAATTCAGCGTGCGGCTATCTATAACAACAGCGTTTTCATTACTCCCGCGTCGGATGGCTCGGAGGCAAAGGCGTTTTATCAGGCAAGTGGTGGCGTAAGCCAGATAACGGTCCGCAACAACATTTTCCAGACTACCAATGGCTTGGCCCAGGTGCAGTCACTGACTACTACTGGCTTGCAGCTCCAGGGAAACTGCTATTGGGGAACCGAGAAGCCAATGCTGGTAAAATGGGGTGGATCTGCTTTCAACAGCCTTAGCACGTGGCGAGATGCCACTGGCCAGGAGCGGGTAGGGGACCAGGAAACCGGTTTCAACGTAGATCCTGCGTTTACAAGTGCTGGCGACGGAGGTGATATGAATACGATGCTCAGCGGCCGCCTGCAGACCTCCTGGCACCCGTACAAGTTGCAGTCGGGTTCGGCTCTGATTGGGAAAGGACTGAATTTGACCAGCGCGTTCAGCACAGCCATTGGGTCCCGCGACTTCTATGGTTCTGCGACGCCCACCAGCGGAGCAACCGGAAATCTGGGCGCTATTGAAGAAGATGCCAAGAAGCAACCACTACCGGTTGAACTGGTAAGCTTTACGGCCGAGCGGCAAGGCAACCAAGCCGTATTGCGCTGGACGACTGCATCGGAGCTGCAAAACAGCCATTTTGATGTAGAAACCAGCATCGATGGCCGTAGCTTTCGGCATGCTACAACCGTGGCAGGACGAGGCACAACGGCACAGCACACATCGTATTCCTGGGTAGATGCTTTAGCCGGCTACGCGGCGGAGGTAGTTTACTACCGATTGGTACAGGTAGATCAATCAGGAAAACAAACCTACTCCTCCGTTAGATCAGTCGAGCTGAATACCACTGTAGGCCTGTCGATGACTGCCTGGCCAAATCCTAGTGCGGGGGAAGTGACCATTCAGATTCAGAGCCCGGTAGCGGGCAAGGCCAGCATCACGTGCACCGATGCCTTGGGCCGGACGGTGTTTAATCGGCTGATGGATGTAAACAAAGGAAACCTTACCATGCCTTTGCCCGAGGTTGCTCAGCTGCCGCAAGGCGTTTATCGGCTGACTATGCAACAGGGCGGCCAGCAGGTGACTGCCAAGCTGCTGCATCAATAA
- a CDS encoding RtcB family protein — MATQKLRGNDLRKIGYPEGRAIGLALDILEDRQLKKLDKGSALAMLHKIKEDPYAYLRDSLWRELAKEFVPDPKRDVALSAAVKDYRRYGEDFIEDGARRQMDTAMKLPVTLDGALMPDAHQGYGLPIGGVLAVDNAVIPYGVGMDIGCRMALSVFDLPPHYLEQRSQELKKLLHNNTRFGAKEVFKNPTDDPILDRPEFREIPVVKGKREAAINQLGSSGSGNHFVEWGIVDITTEDNELDLPLGQYLGLLSHSGSRGLGAAIAQHYTKIAMSKCPLPPEARYLAWLDLDSQEGQEYWRAMNLAGDYASACHRDIHRRLSQALGVKPSAKVENHHNFAWKETLPDGREAIVHRKGATPAGQGVLGVIPGSMTAPGFIVRGRGERDSIQSASHGAGRRMSRTQAKQNLSEGDVRRHLRDHGIELIGGGLDEAPMAYKDIHQVMAHQRDLVDVLGSFLPRIVRMDAGGGGKSRYGGE; from the coding sequence ATGGCAACTCAAAAGCTGCGCGGCAACGACCTGCGCAAGATCGGTTATCCCGAAGGACGGGCCATTGGCTTGGCACTGGATATATTGGAAGACCGTCAACTCAAAAAACTGGATAAAGGCAGCGCGCTGGCCATGCTACATAAGATCAAGGAAGACCCCTACGCCTACCTCCGCGACTCCCTGTGGCGCGAATTGGCCAAGGAATTTGTACCCGACCCGAAGCGCGACGTTGCGTTGAGCGCGGCAGTGAAAGACTACCGCCGCTATGGCGAGGACTTCATCGAAGACGGCGCCCGCCGGCAGATGGACACCGCTATGAAGCTCCCCGTCACGCTCGATGGCGCCCTCATGCCCGACGCGCACCAAGGCTACGGCCTGCCCATTGGCGGCGTATTGGCGGTTGACAATGCCGTGATTCCCTATGGGGTGGGCATGGATATTGGGTGCCGCATGGCCCTATCGGTGTTCGACCTGCCCCCGCATTATTTGGAGCAGCGCAGCCAGGAGCTGAAAAAGCTGCTGCATAACAACACTCGCTTCGGGGCAAAGGAAGTGTTCAAAAACCCAACCGACGACCCTATTCTGGACCGGCCTGAGTTTCGCGAGATTCCCGTAGTGAAAGGCAAGCGCGAGGCCGCCATCAACCAGCTAGGCTCCTCTGGCTCCGGCAACCACTTTGTGGAGTGGGGCATTGTGGATATCACCACGGAAGATAATGAGTTGGACTTGCCGCTAGGCCAGTATCTGGGCCTGCTTTCGCACAGCGGCTCGCGTGGCCTGGGCGCGGCCATTGCGCAGCATTACACCAAAATTGCGATGAGCAAGTGCCCCCTGCCGCCCGAGGCGCGCTACCTGGCCTGGCTAGATCTGGACTCGCAGGAAGGCCAGGAGTACTGGCGCGCCATGAACCTGGCCGGCGACTATGCCTCTGCCTGTCACCGTGATATTCATCGGCGCCTTAGCCAGGCTTTGGGCGTAAAACCTTCCGCGAAAGTGGAAAATCACCACAATTTCGCCTGGAAAGAAACGCTGCCCGATGGCCGTGAAGCTATTGTGCACCGTAAGGGCGCTACACCGGCTGGCCAGGGCGTGCTAGGCGTAATTCCGGGCTCCATGACGGCACCCGGCTTTATTGTACGGGGCCGCGGCGAGCGAGACTCCATTCAGTCGGCTTCGCACGGAGCCGGCCGCCGAATGTCGCGCACCCAGGCCAAGCAGAACCTGTCGGAAGGCGACGTACGCCGCCACCTCCGCGACCATGGCATCGAGCTGATTGGCGGTGGCCTAGACGAGGCTCCCATGGCCTACAAAGATATTCATCAGGTAATGGCGCACCAGCGCGACTTGGTGGACGTGCTGGGCTCCTTCCTGCCGCGCATTGTGCGTATGGATGCTGGCGGCGGTGGCAAAAGCCGTTACGGCGGCGAGTAA
- a CDS encoding glycoside hydrolase family 2 TIM barrel-domain containing protein: MRTKLGYQLQRGGKPFFIKGGAGLQHFDKLKAAGANSLRLYSTDYADDRINEAHRHGLTVMLGLWLEPESKLDYFNKEEVNRQKERLRQQVLRYRNHPALLAWNIGNELDLGPGNIPMYRAINDVSRMIHELDPNHPTTTSLSSVSENISRVKRLCPNLDFISVNIFGGLNSLAESLEKRGWTGAYIVTEFGGRGYWESPKTSWGTAKEQSSTEKADFTRVRYEKTILGHQDKCLGSYVFYWGNKFEYTQTWYSLFAPTGEKTATVDVIQTLWSGQRPSNLAPRINALKFVGATAGKEIRLQAGADYRAKVTATDPEANSLNINWKVYQDIFIGTMPSINKLFTPTEAIANSVEPVNGVEVTVHSPTRPGAYRLAVSVYDGKGSVATANLPFYVEAQARAVRR; the protein is encoded by the coding sequence GTGCGCACGAAACTAGGTTATCAGTTACAACGAGGCGGCAAACCCTTCTTCATCAAAGGCGGAGCTGGTCTACAGCATTTCGATAAGCTCAAAGCAGCTGGTGCAAACTCTCTCAGGCTGTATTCTACTGATTATGCCGATGACAGAATAAATGAAGCGCACCGGCACGGTCTGACTGTTATGCTAGGACTATGGCTAGAACCTGAGTCGAAGCTCGACTATTTCAACAAAGAGGAAGTTAATCGCCAAAAGGAAAGACTACGCCAGCAGGTTTTACGCTACCGGAATCATCCGGCACTTTTAGCCTGGAATATCGGCAATGAACTTGACCTTGGACCCGGCAATATTCCGATGTATCGTGCTATAAATGATGTATCCCGAATGATTCATGAGCTTGATCCTAATCACCCTACAACAACTAGTCTATCAAGTGTTTCTGAAAATATAAGCCGAGTCAAGCGTTTATGCCCAAATTTGGATTTCATTAGTGTAAATATCTTTGGAGGCCTTAATTCTTTAGCAGAGAGCTTGGAAAAAAGAGGATGGACTGGAGCATATATTGTGACGGAGTTTGGGGGCAGGGGCTACTGGGAATCTCCTAAAACGAGTTGGGGAACGGCTAAAGAACAGAGCAGTACAGAGAAAGCTGACTTTACCCGTGTACGATACGAAAAAACAATCTTAGGCCACCAGGATAAGTGTCTGGGCTCTTATGTATTCTACTGGGGAAACAAGTTCGAATACACACAGACCTGGTACAGCCTTTTTGCACCAACAGGCGAGAAAACCGCTACAGTGGATGTAATACAAACATTATGGTCTGGACAGAGGCCTAGTAATCTGGCACCGCGAATTAATGCGTTGAAATTTGTAGGCGCCACTGCAGGAAAGGAGATTCGATTACAGGCCGGTGCAGACTACAGGGCGAAGGTTACTGCTACGGATCCTGAAGCTAACTCGCTAAACATAAATTGGAAGGTGTACCAGGATATATTTATAGGTACAATGCCAAGTATCAATAAACTTTTTACACCAACGGAGGCAATTGCAAATAGCGTAGAGCCAGTAAACGGAGTGGAAGTAACAGTGCATTCACCAACAAGGCCTGGAGCGTATCGTTTGGCCGTTAGTGTGTATGATGGAAAAGGTAGCGTGGCAACGGCCAACCTTCCCTTCTATGTAGAGGCCCAAGCTAGAGCAGTAAGAAGATAA
- a CDS encoding T9SS type A sorting domain-containing protein: MCSLLLCLSSSSLAQSTYTWQGTVSTSWSEPTNWAPARVSPASNDVLVFDGGVTPTTTVAMDYTTTQTIGQIRFSNAIRATLCTNLIRELIISGNPSAIGLAVESGVTLQLIGTHTSGDGDLIIRLVTGVPARISGRLELKGSATTSSAHQLLSTTPGAIEFLSGSYVQPGSKFTGFLFGSGTANKNSVLFRNGATYEQATGSTPFGSNTTFQIVNFEPYSQFLYTATGNTVALSGRTYGKLEINTNRTLTLSTYSTYPSVIQSDLVITAGQVTINTSNVELRGNLLINGGGLAFNLDANNSPITFKMSGTTAQRIGGTAAGTFTLPSNTTLALENPAGLTLERPMLANGPVTLTQGMLTTTSTNRLTLGTTATITGSASSFVQGPLVRQSSAAGSLFFPIGKGATYRPLTLTVATAPAGTTSYMAEQREGRHTDRTFLGNLKQVSAVRSYSVIPSPVPVSGAFAGTITLSFGADDGVTDPSAPSLVVAKTDGSGWTNTGRTAYSATSLTSDTFTDFSDFAMGSTSTTANPLPVTLTSFSGNHQPDGVQLRWTTASEKQNAYFEVERRTDNQVFSTLTRVAGRGNSTTATTYSFMDSAPQTGKMYYRLRQVDTDGTATYSSVIVVTVPSQSHTISLYPNPTAHQLRVTGASEGGQYRVVNAQGTVKLSGQITPGLCLNVENLPAGFYRLELLQGRSRTMHSFVRSRD; encoded by the coding sequence ATGTGCAGCCTGTTGCTTTGCCTCTCCAGCTCCAGTCTGGCACAAAGCACCTATACTTGGCAGGGCACAGTTTCCACTAGCTGGTCGGAGCCAACCAACTGGGCTCCTGCACGCGTTAGCCCAGCCAGCAACGATGTACTGGTATTTGATGGAGGCGTAACGCCAACTACTACCGTGGCCATGGACTATACCACCACTCAAACCATCGGCCAGATCCGATTCAGCAATGCCATCCGGGCTACGCTGTGCACCAACCTGATTCGAGAGCTAATCATCAGCGGAAACCCCTCTGCCATAGGCCTAGCAGTAGAATCAGGCGTTACGCTGCAGCTCATCGGCACTCACACCAGCGGCGACGGCGACCTTATCATCCGCTTGGTCACGGGCGTACCGGCGCGCATTTCCGGCCGGCTGGAACTGAAAGGCTCCGCTACCACTAGCAGTGCACATCAACTACTCTCGACTACGCCAGGGGCCATCGAATTTCTAAGTGGCAGCTATGTGCAACCAGGAAGCAAGTTCACAGGCTTTCTATTTGGCTCGGGCACGGCCAATAAGAATAGTGTTCTTTTTCGTAACGGCGCTACCTACGAGCAAGCCACCGGCTCCACACCTTTTGGCTCCAATACCACTTTCCAGATTGTCAATTTTGAACCCTATAGTCAGTTTCTATACACGGCTACTGGAAACACGGTAGCCTTATCAGGGCGCACCTATGGTAAGCTGGAAATCAACACAAACCGGACGCTTACGCTAAGTACCTATTCCACTTACCCGTCGGTAATTCAGTCTGACTTGGTGATTACGGCCGGTCAGGTAACCATTAATACCAGCAACGTAGAGCTACGAGGCAATTTGCTAATTAACGGAGGTGGACTAGCATTCAATCTGGACGCGAACAACAGTCCCATCACTTTCAAAATGAGCGGCACTACGGCCCAGCGAATTGGCGGCACGGCAGCTGGTACTTTCACGCTGCCATCCAACACCACGTTAGCCCTTGAGAACCCCGCAGGCCTCACGCTGGAGCGCCCGATGCTGGCTAATGGTCCAGTTACCCTCACGCAAGGTATGCTAACGACTACCAGCACCAACCGCCTTACGCTGGGCACCACGGCCACCATCACTGGCTCGGCCAGCAGCTTCGTGCAGGGTCCCTTAGTTCGTCAATCGAGTGCGGCCGGCTCGTTGTTTTTCCCGATTGGCAAAGGCGCCACGTACCGCCCGCTTACCCTAACGGTTGCTACCGCCCCAGCGGGCACTACTTCCTACATGGCGGAGCAGCGCGAAGGCCGGCACACGGACCGGACTTTTTTGGGCAATCTTAAGCAGGTATCTGCTGTTCGTTCGTACTCGGTTATTCCTAGCCCGGTGCCTGTTTCCGGAGCTTTTGCAGGCACAATTACGCTGAGCTTCGGGGCTGATGACGGCGTTACAGACCCCAGCGCACCTAGCTTAGTGGTGGCTAAAACCGACGGATCTGGCTGGACCAACACAGGCCGAACTGCCTATTCTGCTACCAGCCTCACCTCCGATACGTTCACCGATTTCAGCGACTTTGCCATGGGCAGTACCAGTACCACCGCTAACCCGCTGCCGGTTACCCTCACCAGCTTCAGTGGCAATCATCAGCCCGATGGCGTGCAACTTCGTTGGACTACCGCCAGCGAAAAGCAAAACGCCTACTTCGAAGTAGAACGCCGCACCGACAACCAGGTTTTCAGCACCCTGACGCGGGTAGCAGGCCGTGGCAATAGCACCACAGCTACTACTTATTCGTTTATGGATAGCGCCCCTCAAACCGGCAAGATGTACTACCGCTTACGGCAGGTAGACACGGATGGCACAGCAACCTATTCCAGCGTTATAGTGGTAACCGTACCGTCGCAAAGCCACACCATTAGCCTCTACCCTAACCCTACGGCGCACCAGCTGCGGGTTACAGGTGCGAGCGAGGGCGGGCAATACCGGGTAGTGAATGCACAGGGCACCGTTAAGCTCTCGGGCCAGATTACGCCGGGGCTTTGCCTGAATGTGGAGAATCTGCCAGCCGGTTTTTACCGCTTGGAGCTGTTGCAGGGCCGCAGCAGAACTATGCACTCCTTCGTGCGCAGCCGAGACTAA